The following coding sequences lie in one bacterium genomic window:
- a CDS encoding CD225/dispanin family protein, whose amino-acid sequence MIFCRHCGTSNVDHASFCTACGQPIKEPASGEGQALPDAGSAPYSQPPETGRPQYSQPPEAQRTHAQPHPHAGGYYGGQGAPPPQVKNWLVEAIIATICCCVPLGVVSIIFAAQVNTKLAQGDYAGAVSSSNNARLFFILALVLGLIANIAAFALNFAAIMAEMGTGGF is encoded by the coding sequence ATGATTTTCTGCAGGCATTGCGGGACAAGCAACGTTGACCACGCGTCTTTCTGCACGGCCTGCGGACAGCCGATCAAGGAGCCCGCATCCGGGGAGGGACAGGCGCTTCCTGATGCCGGGAGCGCGCCCTATTCGCAGCCGCCGGAAACCGGGCGCCCGCAATATTCGCAGCCCCCGGAAGCTCAACGGACCCACGCGCAGCCGCATCCCCACGCGGGCGGATACTACGGCGGGCAGGGCGCTCCGCCGCCGCAGGTGAAAAACTGGCTGGTCGAGGCAATCATCGCGACGATCTGTTGCTGCGTTCCGCTTGGCGTCGTTTCGATAATTTTTGCGGCTCAGGTGAATACAAAGCTTGCGCAGGGGGATTATGCGGGGGCGGTATCATCCTCCAATAACGCGCGGCTGTTTTTCATCCTGGCGCTTGTTCTCGGCTTGATTGCGAACATTGCGGCGTTCGCGCTCAATTTCGCGGCGATTATGGCGGAAATGGGCACCGGCGGATTTTAA
- a CDS encoding DUF2752 domain-containing protein: MFLKFDPSESRFLPRCVFHSLTGLYCPGCGTTRAFHALVHGDFAAALRDNLFFAALLPVILWLLAIETGGAFFGWRPRLRPAPAALLWTLLAALIAFTVLRNIPIPAFEFLRPR, encoded by the coding sequence ATGTTTTTGAAATTCGATCCTTCCGAATCGCGATTTCTGCCCCGCTGCGTTTTTCACTCCCTCACCGGGCTTTACTGCCCGGGATGCGGAACCACGCGCGCTTTTCACGCGCTTGTGCACGGCGATTTCGCGGCCGCGCTGCGCGACAACCTGTTTTTCGCGGCGCTTTTGCCGGTGATTCTCTGGCTGCTCGCGATTGAAACGGGCGGCGCGTTTTTCGGATGGCGGCCGCGGCTGCGGCCCGCGCCCGCGGCGCTGCTTTGGACGCTTCTGGCGGCGCTTATCGCGTTCACCGTGCTTCGCAACATCCCCATTCCCGCGTTCGAATTTCTTCGGCCGCGGTAG
- a CDS encoding SIMPL domain-containing protein: MSSDKFPQHFWGLVVLSAALVVFAVIASAAAVKIKRANDLITVTGSAKRQITSDYITWGGSVSFQALTQQAAYAEVEKYSARVRQFFKDKGVPDEWITFNPLQSERYVITDKHADGSETRHWEYSITQTFEVKGEDVAAIEALPGEIAVLLNEGIPLESWAPQYLYTKLADIRGELLAEATKDAKSRAKAIAESAGGRVGSVRQARMGVFQITPRFSTEVSDYGMYDTSSLQKDVTAVVSITFAVE, from the coding sequence ATGTCTTCCGATAAATTTCCCCAGCATTTCTGGGGTCTCGTCGTCCTGTCCGCCGCGCTGGTCGTTTTCGCGGTTATCGCATCCGCCGCGGCGGTCAAAATCAAGCGCGCGAACGACCTGATAACGGTCACCGGCTCGGCGAAACGCCAGATTACTTCGGACTACATAACCTGGGGCGGCTCGGTGTCGTTCCAGGCGCTGACGCAGCAGGCCGCGTACGCCGAAGTGGAGAAATATTCCGCGCGCGTCCGGCAGTTTTTCAAGGACAAGGGCGTGCCCGACGAGTGGATAACGTTCAATCCGCTCCAGAGCGAGCGCTACGTGATCACCGACAAGCACGCGGACGGCAGCGAAACTCGCCACTGGGAGTACAGCATCACCCAGACTTTCGAAGTGAAGGGTGAGGACGTCGCCGCAATCGAGGCGCTGCCCGGAGAAATAGCTGTGCTGTTGAACGAGGGGATTCCGCTTGAGTCGTGGGCGCCGCAATACTTGTACACCAAGCTTGCGGATATCCGCGGCGAGCTTCTGGCGGAGGCGACCAAGGACGCGAAGAGCCGCGCCAAGGCGATCGCCGAAAGCGCGGGGGGCAGGGTCGGCTCGGTTCGCCAGGCGCGGATGGGCGTGTTCCAGATTACGCCGCGGTTCTCTACCGAAGTGTCGGATTACGGAATGTACGATACTTCTTCGCTGCAAAAGGACGTGACCGCGGTGGTGTCGATCACGTTCGCGGTGGAGTAG
- a CDS encoding phosphodiester glycosidase family protein produces MKKIAVASLAAWILWLPISAPVCAQPSVVSKKIEAGGKSFQVNVVRAPLSLYRPKVLLAKGKVGATATLEEMAVGAGAAAAINGSFFDAYSKDEIKSPYHNLITGGAVAHIGDTGTTLGFAEDGGYLMERLKIRIKGGLDSNYGWPDDWYAFLLNHTAEQASVAAVYNSLWAGDSTPAKGTQIAVGSDYKVKESGAGPMLIPKGGFVIVFSGGEEYLAKKFLSGRIVNVRWTFADAGAPRGSEDHSAAFWSKCTEAVGCGPRLVAGGAVAYKPEAEGFMSPKILTNTGARSAVGVTAGGEILLVTCGSATVRQMADVMLALGAYDAINLDGGASSGLWADGKYATAPGRELSNALALVAR; encoded by the coding sequence ATGAAAAAGATCGCGGTTGCATCGCTGGCGGCTTGGATTTTGTGGCTCCCAATATCCGCGCCCGTGTGCGCGCAGCCCTCGGTTGTATCGAAAAAAATCGAGGCGGGCGGAAAATCCTTTCAGGTGAACGTAGTCCGCGCGCCGCTGTCGCTGTACCGGCCGAAGGTGCTGCTTGCGAAGGGCAAGGTTGGCGCGACTGCGACTCTGGAAGAGATGGCCGTGGGCGCGGGCGCGGCCGCGGCGATAAACGGCAGCTTTTTCGACGCGTATTCCAAGGACGAAATAAAGTCGCCGTATCACAACTTGATCACGGGGGGAGCGGTTGCGCACATCGGCGATACGGGGACGACGCTTGGATTCGCGGAGGACGGGGGATACCTGATGGAGCGGCTGAAGATCCGCATCAAGGGCGGGCTGGATTCAAACTACGGCTGGCCGGACGACTGGTACGCGTTCCTTCTGAACCACACCGCGGAGCAGGCGAGCGTCGCGGCCGTGTACAACTCGCTGTGGGCGGGCGACTCCACCCCCGCGAAGGGAACGCAGATAGCCGTCGGAAGCGACTACAAGGTAAAGGAATCCGGCGCAGGGCCGATGCTGATTCCGAAAGGCGGATTCGTGATAGTGTTTTCGGGGGGGGAGGAGTACCTTGCCAAGAAATTTCTCTCCGGGCGGATTGTGAACGTTCGCTGGACGTTTGCGGATGCGGGCGCGCCTCGCGGCAGCGAAGATCATTCCGCCGCGTTCTGGTCGAAATGCACGGAGGCGGTGGGATGCGGGCCGCGGCTCGTCGCCGGCGGCGCGGTCGCGTACAAGCCGGAAGCCGAAGGATTCATGAGTCCCAAAATCCTGACGAACACCGGCGCGCGCAGCGCTGTGGGCGTCACCGCGGGCGGCGAGATATTGTTGGTCACTTGTGGAAGCGCGACGGTGCGCCAGATGGCGGACGTGATGCTTGCTTTGGGCGCGTACGACGCGATTAATTTGGACGGCGGCGCGTCGAGCGGACTGTGGGCGGACGGGAAATACGCGACGGCGCCGGGCAGAGAGCTTTCGAACGCGCTGGCGCTGGTGGCGAGGTAG
- the pheT gene encoding phenylalanine--tRNA ligase subunit beta: MKVLLSWLREFVDFRLEAAEIARGLTMQGTEAEGFTCFSAYFTEGCVAARVRAEKGEEDEGVFGYEIEIPDGRFHARSRARHIPPGFTILARGGGGPGAVFEIPTLAELGLNSLRFPLVIPDALGWNGVRDDAVLEFDTLSNRGDLLSHIGIAREVSILTGNSWREPAVFDGAGATDEKIARPIRLDAPDLCPRYIGMGFSELRIADSPDWMWYRLASLGVNPISNIVDITNYVLMELGQPLHAFDPARLDGGIIVRRAADGEKFTAINHNEYTLAKDNLVIADENKAVAIGGVMGGLESEVTEETRELFLESAYFTPVGIRKTSKRLGLMSDSSLRFGRGVDPEGTLRGALRFAYLAHELGAGRFVPGSFRDADERRAEPQSISFALSKVESLLGLKLAENKITGLLESAGFTVFGKPPVVSVTPPSWRGDLAIAEDLVEEVLRLYGYSKLEPSMPTLPLAAGRFEESFAWEARIRDICRSMGLQEIRTYSLVNPSVGKRWQGRAEGAPAEDWSYVEIANPDTAEMSVLRTSLAPGLVEVLTLNRRKHSEPIPVFYEVGRVYRTGEPSADYAYSIDRNGAKYFETRTLAFIVGEDSVSPAAAGPEFGNVSPLFAAKGIVRRLVNELVSDGGFAGAGPECPRWLERDRSVAVLASGKTVGYVGILRNELDAMEGARGRIAIAEINLDALRAARADFRRVISPSQFPAILRDLALVVPLETPAAELLTTIRDAAGGSLADAFVFDQFTGKRLAPREIGGKTVPVKNLAFSLRFQRADRTLTNDEVDRAILCVLSSSYEKHAAVLRDYEQVKSDSIFADPELWAKVLALYRASARE, from the coding sequence ATGAAAGTCCTTCTTTCCTGGCTTAGGGAGTTTGTGGATTTCCGGCTGGAAGCGGCCGAGATCGCGCGCGGCCTGACGATGCAGGGCACCGAGGCCGAGGGCTTTACATGTTTCAGCGCGTATTTTACGGAAGGCTGCGTAGCCGCCAGGGTGCGGGCGGAAAAAGGCGAGGAGGACGAAGGGGTTTTCGGATACGAAATCGAAATTCCGGACGGGCGATTCCACGCGCGGTCGCGCGCGCGGCACATCCCCCCGGGATTCACGATTCTGGCGCGCGGCGGGGGCGGCCCGGGCGCGGTGTTTGAGATTCCGACGCTTGCCGAGCTGGGCCTGAATTCGCTGCGGTTCCCGCTGGTCATTCCCGATGCGCTCGGCTGGAACGGAGTGCGGGACGATGCGGTCTTGGAATTCGACACGTTGTCCAACCGCGGCGATCTGCTTTCGCATATAGGAATCGCGCGCGAAGTTTCGATTCTCACCGGCAATTCCTGGCGCGAACCCGCGGTGTTCGACGGCGCGGGCGCGACGGATGAAAAAATCGCGCGGCCGATAAGGCTTGACGCGCCCGATCTGTGCCCTCGCTACATCGGGATGGGATTTTCCGAGCTGCGCATCGCGGATTCGCCCGACTGGATGTGGTACCGGCTCGCTTCACTCGGCGTCAATCCGATTTCGAACATCGTGGACATCACGAATTACGTGCTGATGGAGTTGGGCCAGCCGCTTCACGCGTTCGATCCGGCGCGCCTCGACGGCGGGATTATCGTGCGGAGGGCGGCGGACGGCGAAAAGTTCACGGCAATAAATCACAACGAATACACGCTGGCGAAGGACAACCTGGTCATCGCCGACGAAAATAAAGCGGTCGCCATCGGCGGGGTGATGGGCGGCCTGGAAAGCGAGGTAACGGAAGAAACGCGCGAGCTGTTTTTGGAAAGCGCGTATTTCACGCCGGTCGGAATCAGGAAAACGTCCAAGCGCCTGGGGCTTATGAGCGATTCGTCGCTGCGGTTCGGGCGGGGGGTGGATCCGGAAGGCACGCTGCGCGGAGCGCTTCGGTTCGCATATCTTGCGCACGAACTCGGCGCGGGGCGATTCGTGCCCGGCAGTTTCAGGGACGCTGATGAAAGACGCGCGGAGCCGCAATCAATATCGTTTGCACTTTCCAAGGTCGAGAGCCTTCTCGGCCTGAAACTCGCCGAAAATAAAATCACGGGGCTGCTTGAATCAGCGGGATTCACGGTTTTTGGCAAGCCCCCGGTCGTTAGCGTGACGCCGCCGTCCTGGCGCGGCGATCTCGCGATCGCGGAGGACTTGGTCGAAGAAGTGCTTCGGCTGTACGGGTACTCTAAACTCGAACCATCAATGCCGACACTGCCGCTCGCCGCGGGGAGGTTCGAGGAATCGTTCGCCTGGGAGGCGCGGATTCGCGATATCTGCCGCTCGATGGGATTGCAGGAAATACGCACTTATTCGCTTGTCAATCCCTCGGTCGGGAAAAGGTGGCAGGGAAGGGCGGAAGGCGCACCAGCGGAGGATTGGTCGTATGTGGAGATCGCCAATCCGGACACGGCAGAAATGAGCGTGCTTCGGACTTCGCTCGCGCCCGGACTGGTCGAAGTCCTTACGCTCAACCGGCGCAAGCATTCGGAGCCGATTCCCGTTTTTTACGAGGTGGGGCGTGTGTACCGCACAGGCGAGCCTTCGGCGGATTATGCGTATTCCATTGATAGGAACGGGGCGAAGTATTTCGAGACACGGACGCTGGCGTTCATCGTAGGTGAAGATTCCGTCTCACCGGCGGCCGCCGGCCCCGAATTCGGGAATGTATCACCGCTTTTCGCCGCAAAAGGAATTGTGCGGCGTCTGGTGAATGAACTCGTGAGCGATGGTGGATTTGCCGGTGCCGGCCCTGAATGTCCGCGGTGGCTCGAGCGCGACAGATCCGTAGCCGTTCTCGCATCGGGAAAAACGGTCGGATATGTGGGAATACTCCGCAACGAGCTTGACGCGATGGAAGGCGCGCGCGGAAGGATCGCCATCGCGGAAATCAATTTGGACGCGTTGCGTGCGGCAAGGGCGGATTTCCGCAGGGTAATTTCGCCTTCGCAATTTCCCGCGATTTTGCGCGACTTGGCGCTCGTTGTTCCGCTCGAAACACCTGCTGCGGAGCTTCTTACGACAATCCGCGACGCGGCGGGGGGGAGTCTTGCGGATGCGTTCGTGTTCGATCAGTTCACCGGCAAGCGACTGGCGCCTCGGGAAATCGGCGGCAAAACGGTTCCAGTAAAAAACCTTGCGTTCTCGCTTCGTTTTCAGCGCGCGGACCGGACGTTGACGAACGACGAGGTGGACCGCGCGATCTTGTGCGTGCTTTCGTCGTCGTACGAAAAGCACGCGGCGGTCCTGCGCGACTACGAGCAGGTAAAAAGCGATTCGATTTTCGCCGATCCGGAGCTATGGGCAAAGGTGTTGGCGTTGTACCGCGCGTCCGCGCGCGAATAA
- the ribD gene encoding bifunctional diaminohydroxyphosphoribosylaminopyrimidine deaminase/5-amino-6-(5-phosphoribosylamino)uracil reductase RibD, whose protein sequence is MSKRESDAELMRRCLALARRGLGWTSPNPLVGCVIVRGGEVLAEGAHLELGGLHAERAALLSLSSAADRAAGVITPGCAKGAALYCNLEPCSHEGRQPPCVNAIIAAGISVVVWGADDADPRSAGCARAILEAAGIEVVSGVLEDECRDLNDAFYHRHSQPQDRPGARRRAFVAIKAAVSADGRIAGPGGAPAQITGPQARAYAHELRQKYDAILIGAGTLRMDDPLLTVRPDVLAADGIEIERPRDPAAIVVTASGDLPPEAKLFRAKRAGRIRDCETGDAQVIVAAPDDAVLPELPPHVSVLRVERLAAGGFDWQSLFEKLPEMGIYSVLVEGGAKVWSALLEREFWDRLLVFKSGLEIGAGVPVPEIVNSRLRGNALEGIQRDEIKLGNDVASFFRKRP, encoded by the coding sequence TTGTCCAAGCGGGAATCGGATGCAGAGTTGATGCGGCGATGCCTCGCGCTTGCGCGGCGCGGGCTGGGCTGGACGTCGCCAAATCCGCTGGTCGGATGCGTAATCGTGCGCGGCGGCGAGGTGCTTGCGGAGGGCGCGCATTTGGAGTTGGGCGGATTGCACGCGGAGCGCGCGGCGCTTCTTTCGCTGTCAAGCGCGGCGGATCGCGCGGCGGGAGTTATTACGCCGGGATGCGCCAAGGGCGCGGCGCTTTACTGCAATCTCGAACCGTGCTCGCACGAGGGGCGCCAGCCGCCTTGCGTGAACGCGATTATCGCCGCGGGAATTTCCGTGGTTGTCTGGGGCGCGGACGACGCGGATCCGCGCAGCGCGGGTTGCGCGCGCGCGATATTGGAAGCCGCGGGAATCGAAGTCGTTTCGGGAGTGCTGGAAGACGAATGCCGGGATTTGAACGACGCGTTTTACCACCGGCATTCGCAACCACAAGATCGGCCGGGAGCGAGACGCCGAGCTTTCGTAGCGATAAAGGCCGCGGTTTCCGCAGACGGCAGAATCGCGGGGCCGGGCGGCGCTCCGGCGCAGATCACGGGGCCGCAGGCGCGCGCGTACGCGCATGAGCTGCGCCAAAAGTACGATGCGATTCTGATCGGCGCGGGGACGCTGCGGATGGACGATCCGCTGCTCACGGTCAGGCCGGATGTGCTTGCAGCGGACGGAATCGAAATCGAGCGGCCGCGCGATCCGGCGGCGATTGTTGTCACAGCATCCGGTGACCTGCCGCCAGAGGCAAAGTTGTTTCGTGCGAAACGCGCGGGCAGAATCCGGGATTGCGAAACCGGTGATGCGCAGGTGATTGTCGCTGCACCGGACGACGCCGTGCTTCCGGAATTGCCGCCGCATGTATCCGTTTTACGTGTTGAGAGATTGGCGGCGGGCGGGTTTGACTGGCAATCTCTGTTTGAAAAGCTGCCGGAGATGGGGATTTACTCGGTGCTGGTCGAAGGCGGAGCGAAGGTCTGGAGCGCACTGTTGGAGCGGGAATTTTGGGATAGGCTGCTCGTTTTCAAGTCCGGCCTTGAAATTGGCGCGGGTGTACCGGTGCCGGAAATAGTTAACTCCCGACTTCGTGGGAATGCCTTAGAAGGCATTCAAAGGGACGAAATTAAACTTGGAAACGACGTCGCCTCGTTTTTTCGCAAGCGGCCATAG
- a CDS encoding thioredoxin family protein gives MSNLPNMTPENADEMLATTKTLVLDFGATCCGPCKRIGPIVEKFAADHADKVDAGYVDVGAHPALAQRFGVMGVPTVIIFKAGKEEKRFGANLNLQMLEAVLS, from the coding sequence ATGTCCAATCTGCCAAACATGACGCCTGAAAACGCCGACGAGATGCTGGCGACTACAAAGACGCTCGTTCTCGACTTCGGCGCAACCTGTTGCGGCCCTTGCAAGCGCATCGGCCCGATAGTCGAAAAGTTCGCAGCAGACCACGCGGACAAGGTGGACGCGGGATACGTGGACGTCGGCGCGCATCCGGCGCTGGCCCAGCGCTTCGGCGTGATGGGCGTCCCCACCGTGATTATCTTCAAGGCAGGCAAAGAGGAGAAGCGCTTTGGCGCCAACTTGAACCTTCAGATGCTCGAAGCCGTCCTAAGCTGA
- a CDS encoding redoxin domain-containing protein, whose product MDLNALGSSVKDMLITAGPVLKFALALLGGILSSFTPCVFPLLPITAITIGASNTSGTRGQAFTLSLTYGIGLAIVYAILGLFAGVVGASLAAVASHPIAYLLIALFFSFFALMMFDIYTMPVPNALISASANAQQKRGYFAVALTGGLSGLIAAPCLGPVVLFILTYIAKEGNPVTGFFMMLLYAFGVAFLPMIVGTFAGVASSLQKKQGAWMTAVKHVFGWAFVLFALFYSFKAGQNFGGLPSALPVNASSGRQAQSQVNNAAAEAESQLLGKVVSVAEGDVPAKPGDAPIDFEYSYRGETKKFSDTFVPGKVTLLTFWSTNCAICIEEMPHLLEVYNKYKDRGFVVLSVNTKTNETRATVERFISSHDMPYPIVFDENHEIWKAYDLFGTPTNILVDGSGKIIYIDAPLPQDMEGLIEKSLSGA is encoded by the coding sequence ATGGATTTGAACGCTCTTGGATCGTCCGTAAAGGATATGCTCATAACCGCCGGGCCGGTGCTCAAGTTCGCGCTGGCGCTTCTTGGCGGGATTTTGTCCAGTTTCACGCCTTGCGTGTTCCCGCTTCTGCCGATAACCGCGATAACCATCGGCGCGTCGAACACAAGCGGGACGCGCGGCCAGGCGTTCACGCTGAGCCTGACCTACGGAATCGGGCTTGCGATCGTTTACGCGATCCTGGGGCTTTTCGCGGGCGTAGTAGGCGCGTCGCTGGCCGCGGTCGCGAGCCACCCGATCGCGTACCTGCTTATCGCGCTGTTCTTCAGCTTCTTCGCGCTGATGATGTTCGACATCTACACGATGCCGGTTCCGAACGCGCTGATCTCGGCCAGTGCGAACGCGCAGCAGAAGCGGGGATATTTCGCGGTCGCGCTGACAGGCGGGCTTTCGGGGCTTATCGCGGCGCCGTGCCTCGGGCCGGTCGTGCTGTTCATCCTCACTTACATCGCCAAGGAAGGCAATCCGGTCACCGGATTTTTCATGATGCTGCTTTATGCGTTCGGTGTAGCGTTCCTTCCGATGATCGTCGGGACGTTCGCCGGAGTCGCGTCGAGCCTGCAGAAAAAACAAGGCGCGTGGATGACCGCGGTAAAGCACGTTTTCGGCTGGGCTTTCGTGCTTTTCGCGTTGTTCTACTCGTTCAAAGCGGGGCAGAATTTCGGCGGGTTGCCTTCAGCGTTGCCGGTGAATGCGTCTTCGGGTAGGCAAGCGCAGTCGCAAGTGAATAATGCCGCCGCGGAAGCGGAGTCGCAGCTTCTAGGCAAGGTGGTGTCCGTGGCGGAAGGCGACGTTCCGGCAAAGCCCGGGGACGCTCCAATCGACTTCGAATATTCCTACCGCGGCGAAACGAAAAAATTCTCGGATACTTTCGTTCCGGGCAAGGTGACCCTGCTAACGTTTTGGAGCACGAACTGCGCGATCTGCATCGAGGAAATGCCGCACCTTCTTGAGGTTTACAACAAGTACAAGGATCGCGGATTCGTCGTGCTCAGCGTCAACACCAAGACCAATGAAACCCGGGCCACCGTCGAGAGGTTCATTTCGTCGCACGATATGCCTTATCCGATCGTGTTTGACGAGAATCACGAAATCTGGAAAGCGTATGACTTGTTCGGAACGCCCACAAATATTTTGGTTGACGGCTCGGGCAAAATAATTTACATCGATGCTCCGCTGCCACAGGACATGGAAGGCCTAATAGAAAAGTCGCTTTCCGGGGCTTGA
- a CDS encoding HDOD domain-containing protein, with protein sequence MSILIALSKRKAQPASTGFKSSSIPKSVQEEKRQAVATPVAEPAATSAAPEPQPAVDDEEPEIEPEDAVIPPELASLKLITETDLSADKMAEIETFHKNSPRPPSLLYEIFQHLTLGTYDAKEFSKLAGGDPVLGAKLIQTVNSPFFGLRSEVNSVQRAVIYLGFNYVKDIALRQAMEVSFKGDRGNLHPAYHKFWMASFVASALAFRLAKHLDMDDSAALATRSLMSYLGNLSILANRPEWGDIYLEKPGLLQRTFAEQDYLGFNAAIVGSSLASFWKLPAAVKDAIQTSLLPLACNASDSGAKDFAGLAVTYFSCRIADQVAFGGLKDIAEANANPKEVLELFRLPGYLKRAKAEHIADYLQEPSLRTEVNRVISQMMSDKSIQG encoded by the coding sequence GTGAGCATACTAATTGCGCTTTCCAAACGAAAAGCACAGCCTGCATCCACCGGTTTCAAATCCTCTTCCATTCCCAAATCGGTTCAGGAGGAAAAGCGCCAGGCGGTGGCCACTCCCGTAGCGGAACCGGCGGCAACCTCGGCGGCGCCGGAGCCTCAGCCCGCGGTTGACGACGAAGAGCCCGAGATTGAACCGGAAGATGCCGTCATCCCTCCCGAACTTGCATCGCTCAAGCTGATAACGGAAACCGACCTTTCGGCGGACAAGATGGCGGAAATTGAAACATTCCACAAGAACAGCCCGCGTCCGCCTTCACTGCTTTACGAGATTTTCCAGCATCTGACGCTGGGCACTTACGACGCGAAGGAGTTCTCCAAGCTCGCGGGCGGGGATCCGGTGCTCGGCGCAAAGCTAATTCAAACGGTAAACTCGCCGTTTTTCGGTCTGCGAAGCGAAGTGAACAGCGTCCAGCGCGCGGTCATTTACCTCGGATTCAATTACGTTAAGGACATCGCGTTAAGGCAGGCGATGGAGGTTTCGTTCAAGGGCGACAGGGGGAACCTGCATCCCGCGTATCACAAGTTCTGGATGGCGTCGTTCGTGGCCAGCGCGCTGGCCTTCAGGCTGGCGAAGCATCTGGATATGGATGACAGCGCGGCACTCGCCACGAGATCGCTTATGTCTTATCTCGGAAACCTCTCGATACTTGCAAACAGGCCGGAATGGGGCGACATTTACTTGGAAAAACCGGGCCTGCTCCAGCGCACCTTCGCGGAGCAGGATTATCTGGGTTTCAACGCAGCGATAGTCGGCTCTTCTCTTGCTTCATTCTGGAAACTGCCGGCGGCGGTCAAAGATGCGATTCAAACCAGTCTCTTGCCGCTCGCTTGCAACGCATCGGATTCCGGAGCTAAAGATTTTGCAGGCCTTGCGGTAACTTACTTCTCCTGCCGGATAGCCGATCAGGTCGCATTCGGCGGACTCAAAGACATCGCCGAAGCGAACGCGAATCCGAAGGAAGTTCTCGAGCTGTTCCGGCTTCCGGGATATCTCAAGCGTGCAAAGGCGGAGCATATTGCAGACTACCTCCAGGAGCCCAGTCTGCGCACCGAGGTCAACAGGGTGATTTCCCAGATGATGTCCGACAAATCCATCCAGGGCTAA
- a CDS encoding phosphate butyryltransferase, whose amino-acid sequence MIRTLDGVLLAARDLPASRIAVAGADDPMVIDAVRLAEDEGLGRALLFGNPEAIGVALENASSPPQWSEIVASDDPCAAAVDAVKSGAADSVLKGNVPTNTLLKAVLRRDAGEGGVERLLSHVAIIENYSQNRLLICTDGGMVTDPDVSKKAAILDNAIQVARSLGLECPRIGLPALMEDKGQNISSLNDARKLMEMYKAGRWPDTIMDGPFGVDVFLDEESARHKGISSPCAGAVDILLFPNTDSCNIAVKMVLHYCHMDMIGLVVGGITPVILVSRAHSSRAKLISIALAKIVKRGAAQASSEVRQAESAG is encoded by the coding sequence ATGATCAGGACTTTAGACGGGGTATTGCTCGCAGCTCGTGACCTGCCGGCGAGTAGGATTGCGGTGGCAGGCGCGGACGACCCGATGGTAATCGATGCGGTCAGGCTGGCCGAAGACGAAGGGCTGGGGCGCGCGCTTTTGTTCGGAAATCCTGAAGCGATCGGCGTTGCGCTGGAAAACGCGTCTTCGCCGCCGCAATGGTCCGAGATAGTGGCGTCAGACGATCCTTGCGCAGCCGCCGTTGATGCGGTGAAAAGCGGCGCGGCTGACTCGGTTCTGAAAGGAAACGTGCCCACGAATACGCTTCTTAAAGCGGTTTTAAGGCGGGATGCCGGGGAAGGCGGTGTGGAAAGGCTGCTCTCGCACGTCGCGATCATCGAAAACTACAGCCAAAACAGGCTTTTGATTTGCACCGACGGCGGGATGGTTACGGATCCCGATGTTTCAAAAAAAGCCGCAATTCTGGACAACGCCATCCAAGTGGCGCGCTCTTTGGGGCTGGAATGTCCAAGGATAGGCCTTCCCGCTCTGATGGAAGACAAAGGCCAGAACATTTCCAGCCTTAACGATGCAAGGAAACTGATGGAAATGTACAAGGCGGGAAGGTGGCCTGACACGATAATGGACGGCCCCTTCGGAGTGGACGTATTCCTGGACGAGGAATCGGCCAGGCACAAAGGAATCTCAAGTCCTTGCGCGGGCGCGGTTGACATTCTTCTATTCCCCAACACCGATTCCTGCAACATCGCGGTCAAGATGGTCCTCCACTATTGCCATATGGATATGATCGGCTTGGTTGTGGGAGGCATAACTCCGGTGATTTTGGTCAGCAGGGCGCATTCCAGCCGCGCCAAGCTGATCAGCATCGCCCTGGCGAAAATCGTAAAGCGCGGAGCGGCGCAGGCCTCGTCGGAGGTTCGTCAGGCGGAGTCCGCCGGATAG
- a CDS encoding BON domain-containing protein: protein MLNSGILLWKVVKLRYLTYALCAFFVISVLGAPSCSGKITPEGQSAAESEVTVPGLAESLEVKDRTIKVAVLAAIKSDVELLQNNIEVEVTNGLVTLTGVVPTEEMKKRAEKYARETEAVKDVLNKIEVDESLKDKRFSIDDA, encoded by the coding sequence GTGTTAAACTCCGGTATCCTTTTGTGGAAGGTGGTTAAGTTGCGTTACCTGACTTACGCGCTTTGCGCGTTTTTTGTGATATCGGTGCTTGGGGCGCCCAGCTGCTCGGGCAAAATCACCCCCGAAGGCCAGAGCGCGGCCGAAAGCGAGGTTACCGTCCCCGGGCTCGCCGAATCGCTCGAAGTCAAAGACAGAACGATCAAGGTCGCCGTGTTGGCGGCGATAAAATCCGACGTGGAGCTGCTTCAGAACAACATCGAAGTCGAGGTGACGAACGGTCTTGTCACCCTGACCGGCGTGGTGCCGACCGAGGAAATGAAGAAGCGAGCCGAGAAATACGCAAGGGAAACCGAGGCCGTGAAAGACGTCCTGAACAAGATCGAAGTGGACGAAAGCCTGAAGGACAAGCGCTTTTCAATTGATGATGCTTAG